Part of the Bryobacteraceae bacterium genome is shown below.
GCACCGGTCCTGCACCTGCTGGGCGAACTTGACGCGGTATTCCCAGCCCGGGATTTCGTCTTCGTCCTCGGGTTTCGGAGTCTTTTCCGATTTCCGCGCGGCGGTCCTGGTGATGCCGGCCCATTTCACGATCAGATCCGGATCGTTCTTGCCCACGGCGGCCTGCAGGCCCCCATAGGCCATCTCGGCGTCTGAGTCATCAATGGCGAGGAGCTTTTCGACCGCGGGGATCAGCTTGTCCCATACCTGCGCCTTCACGTAGGCGGTTTCCAACTGTCCAAGGACCCAGGCGTTGCCGGGGTGCTGCGGGTATTTGCCGGCGAACTCCTCCATCATGGCGACCTTCTTTTCGGCGTCCTGTTCGGTGCCGATCGCCTGGAGAGCCTTCCCTTCGTCCGTCTCTGTGTTTACGTCGAGCTTGTGGCGGTCCTGCGCAAGGCCGGCGGAAGCCAGCGCCAGCGCCGCGGCGACTCCGAGGACACGCATCCCGATCCAAATTCGTTGACTCGGCATGGGGTGTATTATAGAGGAATTCTCACCCCAGCGGAACATGCTTCTTGTCGACTCTTCCAGCGCCGCGCTTCTTGCCGGCGGGGCCGCTCTCCTGCTCTGGGCTTTCTGGATGGCGACGTTCAAAGCCTCGGGATGGCGCTTCGAACTCTACTCGCTTGACTTTCTCGCGGGCGCGCTCGTCGCGGCGCTAGCCGCCTTCCTCACCCTGGGCGCTCTCGGCGACGGCATTACGGCGCTCGATAACCTGGCGATCGCGAGCGGGAATATCGTCGCCGTCGCTCTCGCCGCCGGCTGCGTGCTCGCGCTCGGCGTGATGTGCCAATTGGCCGTGGCATCGGCAGGGGGGATGGCGGTTGCGGTGCTCATTACGCTCAGCGCCGGATTTGCGGTCCACCATCTGCTGCGACTTGCCGCGGAGCCCAAAGGGAACCATGCCGGCGCGATCGCCGTGGCGTTGCTGAGCCTGGCCGCCGTCGGCCTCGCGATCGCCGCATTCCATGCGTCGCAGCGGGAGGCTCGCGGCCCGGGAATCGTTCTCGGCCTGCTGGGAGGGATCTGCTTCGGGACGATGTTTCGCCTGCTTGACGTGGCGCGCAGCGACGATATCGACCTGCAGCCGTACCCGCTCGTGCTCCTGGCCGCGATGGGCGCGCTGCCGTCGGGGATCCTCTACGACCTCTTCTTTTCCAACCTGCCGATCCGGTCGAAGCCCATTTCGCTGCTCAGCTACTTTCGCGGAACGCTCGTTCAACACGCGGCCGGCATTGCGGGCGGCGCGATATGGAGCCTTGGACTGTTGTGTCTTATCCTGGCCGTGCACGCGCAGCCGGAGGCCGGGCTCAGCGCCGTTGGCGGAGCGGCGATCGCGTATGGGTCGGCCGTTCCCGCGGCGCTTGGCGGCGTGTTGGCCGGCAAGGAATTGGCTGATGGCCGGGGGCTGAACCTGCTGCGGCTCTCCATGCTCGGGCTGGCGGCGGCGGTGGGCCTGTCGCTCTTGCCGGTATAATCGAGATCCGTTTCCCGGCGGAGTCCGTATCCATTGTCAGAGGAAGCGAGATGAATCGCAGAGCAGTTCCATGCTGATGGCGTTCGCCACGAGCGGCGCATTTCCCGCCACACCGCCGCCCGAGCCGGATCTCGGAGGATTGATCCGCCGGGCGGCGGCGGGAGATCAGCGTGCCTTCGCCGAGCTTTACGACCGGACGAACCGGCTGGTGTATAGCGTGGTGTTTCGCATCGTGGCCGATCCCTCCGACGCCGAGGAAGTGACGCTCGACGTCTACAACCAGGTGTGGCGTTCGGCGGCTTCCTACGATGCCGGGCGCAGCGCGCCGGCGACGTGGCTGATCATGACGGCGCGGTCGCGGGCGCTCGATCGGATCCGGTCACGCACGGCACGGTCCCGGCACGAGGCGCCGCTCGATCCCGGGCACGACAGCCCGTCGCCGGAGGGCGGCGCCGACCAAACAGCGTGGTTCGCCCAGCGCCGGAAGCTGGTGCTGAACGCCATCGGCCAACTGCAGCCGGATCAGCGGCAGTTGATCGAGTTGTCCTTTTTCGAAGGCCTTAGCCACTCGGAAATGGCCGCGCGCCTCAACCAACCGCTGGGGACCGTAAAGACGCGAGTCCGTTCCGGGTTGACCAAACTGCGCCAGGCGTTGGCGGATACTGTGGGGTACTCGTCATGAGCGGCCCGAACCTGCGGGATCTCTGCGAAGCCTATCTGCTCGGCCACCTCGACGCCGAGGAGCGGGCCCGCGTGGATGGCCTGCTGGCGCGCCAGGACCCCGAGTGCGTGGCGGCGATGCGCGAGGCATCAGATTTCGTGGCCAATCTGGCCGCGCTGGCGCCGGATGTGGAGCCACCCGCGCTGCTGCGTTCGCGTCTGCTCAACGTGATCCGTGCCGAGGCTCCGCGCCGGCGTGGATTGGCGGGCATGGCGATTCCCTGGGCGATCGCGGCGGGGCTGGCGATGGTGGCGTTTACGCAGTACCGGTCCGCCACGGAAGGTGCGCGGCAACTGGCGGCGGCGCGGGCCGAAATCGTCCAACTGGCGAGGGACAACCAGCGGCAGAAGGAGATTCTCGCCGTGGTGCTGGCCGGCGATTCGCGCCTGATCCCGATCGGCGCATCGTCGCGCGAGCCTGTTTTTCGCGCCTTCTGGAGCGGGCCGCGCGGCATCGTGCTGGCCGGTGAGAACGTGCCGGCTCCGGCCGAGGGCCGGGCCATGCAACTGTGGGTGGTGCCGAAGTCCGGCAATCCGGTGAGCGCCGGCGTCTTTGCTCCGGACGCGGATGGCACGGTGCTGCTGGTGGCGTCCGGCCAGTTGCCGGCGCGCGACCAGGCCGCCGCGCTGGCCATTTCCGACGAGCCGGCCGGGGGCAGTCCGCAGCCCACCACGACGCCGGCC
Proteins encoded:
- a CDS encoding sigma-70 family RNA polymerase sigma factor; its protein translation is MLMAFATSGAFPATPPPEPDLGGLIRRAAAGDQRAFAELYDRTNRLVYSVVFRIVADPSDAEEVTLDVYNQVWRSAASYDAGRSAPATWLIMTARSRALDRIRSRTARSRHEAPLDPGHDSPSPEGGADQTAWFAQRRKLVLNAIGQLQPDQRQLIELSFFEGLSHSEMAARLNQPLGTVKTRVRSGLTKLRQALADTVGYSS
- a CDS encoding anti-sigma factor, producing MSGPNLRDLCEAYLLGHLDAEERARVDGLLARQDPECVAAMREASDFVANLAALAPDVEPPALLRSRLLNVIRAEAPRRRGLAGMAIPWAIAAGLAMVAFTQYRSATEGARQLAAARAEIVQLARDNQRQKEILAVVLAGDSRLIPIGASSREPVFRAFWSGPRGIVLAGENVPAPAEGRAMQLWVVPKSGNPVSAGVFAPDADGTVLLVASGQLPARDQAAALAISDEPAGGSPQPTTTPAYVGPIGD